GGTAATCAAAGAGCAGCTGCTCCGGGTGTTCGCGGACATCAGGCCACGCATCCAGAAGGAACATCTCCACGGCCAGAATGATAAGAGGAAGCAGCACGGCCAGCTTCAGGCTTTCGATAAAAATGTAATTCCATTTTTTTTTCTCACCATTATTGTCGTCTTCCTCCGCTGAAACCGCCGCGTCATCCGGTTTCTCCTCATCCCATGGTTTATTCCAATCCATAAATATTGAATCAATGATAATTGTGCTACATCAGCCGCCTTCGCTTGTTCAAAAAGGCCAGCAGAGCATAATCAAACGGATCCTGCGTATCAACTTCTTCATAAGAAATATTGGCGTCACTGCAGGTAATCCTGAAATTTTTGGTGTATTCCTTCATTTTTTTCTGATAATCCTTCCGGATCTGCCGGGGAACCACATCCATTTCCCCTCCCGTTTCAAGATCGCTGAACACATACCGGTCATCGGGAAAATCCAGTTCACGCTCGCTGCGCTTTTCCAGAAGATGAAACAGAATAACCTCATGCTTTTTGTGACGCAAGTGTTTAAGCGCCGAAATCAGCTCATCCTGTTTCTGGACATTTTCGAAAAGGTCGGTCAGAATAATTACAAGGCTTCTGCGGTTGATCCGCTCTGCAAGCTGATGAATGGCTTCCGCCGAGGCCGTCTGCCTCTTCTGCGGGACATCCCCGTCGTAGGTATCCAGTATCTGCTCCAGGTTTTTGTAAAGATGAAGCAGGTGTCCGTACGATGATTTTGCCGGAATGATCTCCCCGATTTCCCTGTCGAAAGCGGCCAGCCCGCATCCGTCACGCTGACGATGAAGCATATAAGCCATGGCCGCACCCAAATGCACCCCGTAGCGGAGCTTTGACCAGTCCGCAAAATACCGGAACTGCATGGAACTGCTCACATCCATCAGCATGTAGCAGCGCAGGTTGGTCTCTTCTTCGTACTGCTTGACGAAGTAACGTTCCCTTTTCCCGTAGACTTTCCAGTCCAGATGCTTCAGATCGTCACCGGGATGATAGGGCCGGTGTTCGGCAAACTCCACACTGAAACCGAAAAACGGACTTTTATGCAGGCCGCTGATGAATCCCTCCACAATCTGTCTGGCTTTTATTTCCAGTGGAGTAAGACGGTTTAGCAATTCGGGGGATAGCAGCATAACGGATATTATTTTTTTGGAATCTCTGCAAAAAAAGGACAACACTCAAACTTCTTCAAAGTTTTTTTATTTTGGTGAGTTCCAGAAACTGTAAATATTCATACTGCCGATTATGTCATCTATCATAACCAAGCCGGATGAACTCAGGGATGCATTGAAAAATGCCGATAACATGCCGCTGCCTGATCAGGTGCTCATGGTGACTCCGGACCATTTTTCCGTTGATTATATCATCAACCCGCATATGGAAGGCAATGTCGGAACCGTGAACCCGGAAGCCGCCCGGTGGCAATGGGAAGTGGTTCGGGATAAGTTTCGCCATCTGGGGCTTAAAATGCATGAAATCACCGGTCAGCCGGGCCTGCCGGACATGGTTTTTTCAGCAAATCAGAGTCTGCCCTATGTCGACTCCAAAGGGCACAGGCACGCCTTGATGAGCATCATGCACTCTGATCAGCGCAAGGATGAGGTGCCGTTTTTTGAGCAGTGGTACCGCCAAAACGGCTATGAAATCCACTACCTCAATCCGCAGGAGATCAATGATTTTGAAGGTATGGGCGATGCGATCTGGCATTTCAAAAAACGCCTTTTATGGGGGGGATTCGGGTACCGGTCTTCTCGAAAGGCCTATGAGCATATCTCCCGGACCCTTGACGTTCCGGTGGTCATACTGGAACTAATTCACCCTTCGTTTTATCATCTTGACACCTGCTTCTGTATCCTGAACAGTGACTCTGTGCTGATATATCCTCCCGCCTTTACAAAGGACGGACTTGAACTGATACATACGGCTTTTTCCAATGTCATCGAGGCACCGGAAAAGGAAGCGGAAGAGCTGTTTGCCTGCAATGCAAGCTGTCCGGACGGCCGGAAAGTCATCATCCAGAAAGGATGTAATGAAGTTAACAAGGCACTGAAAAAGCTCGGTTTTGCATTTCTGGAGGTGGATACTTCGGAATTCCTGAAAAGCGGCGGCAGTGTTTTCTGCATGAAAATGCTCTTGTGGTAACCGTGCGGAAAGTTTACTGATCCCGTCAAAATGAACACAGCAATCTGTTTGGAGTAAATGAGTAAAAAAATCGGAGCCCCGCCCAAAAAGAATGACTGGTTTACCCGTTTTCTTGATGTTGTTGAATGGCTCGGGAATCTTCTTCCCCATCCCGTAACACTATTTGCGCTGTTTGCCACCGGTGTGATTCTTATCAGCGGACTTGCCGAGTTTCTCAACTGGTCTGTTCCCGATCCTCGCCCGGAAGGTGCCGAAGGACGCTCTCCCGACGGAAAAATTCAGGCTATCAGTCTGCTGAACGGTGACGGTCTGCGGATGATACTTGAAAATCTGGTCACCAACTTTACGGGTTTTGCCCCGCTTGGGGTTGTACTGGTGGCCCTGCTCGGTGTAGGCGTCGCCGAGCATTCAGGACTGATAAGTGCGGTCATCCGCGGGATCGTTCTGAAAGCGGCATCGGTCAAACCGATGACCCTCAAGACAACCGAAAACCTCACGCTGCCGGAAAAAGTCAGCTATTATCTGATGCGGCCTTTTGCGCTGATTCTGGATCCGAAAATACTGGTTACCGTCGCCGTTGTGTTTACCGGCATTGTTTCAAACACCGCTTCCGAGCTGGGATATGTCGTCCTGGTTCCTCTCGGGGCCGTTGTATTTCTTTCTCTGGGACGGCATCCGCTTGCCGGACTTGCCGCGGCATTTGCCGGTGTTTCCGGCGGATACAGTGCCAACCTGCTGCTGGGAACCATAGACCCCCTGCTTGCTGGACTCACTCAGGAAGCTGCACAGCTCGTTGACCCGGGTTACATGGTCCACGCCGCTGTCAACTATTACTTCATGTTCCTCAGCGTGTTTTTGATCACCTTTGTCGGCACATGGGTAACCATTAAGATTGTCGAGCCCAAGCTCGGGCCCTATGATCCGGACATCGCCCTGGAGGATGTCAGCGATGAACAGTCCATGGAGCCGCTTTCATCCACCGAAAAAAGGGGACTGCTCTGGGCCTTCATCACCTTTGCAGGACTCCTGGGCATACTTGCCCTTGGTGTTGTTCCTGAAAATGCCGTCCTCCGCAATCCGGAGACCGGTGAAATACTCAACTCTCCGTTCCTGAACGGAATTGTGGCCATAATTTTTGTGGTATTCATGGTTCCGGGTTTCGTTTTCGGATGGGTTACGGGCTCCATGAAATCAGACCGGGACATCATTGACGGGATGGCAAAATCCATGTCCACGCTCGGCCTGTATATTGTGATCGTCTTCTTTGCCTCGCAGTTTGTTGCCTTTTTCGGATGGACCAACCTTGGCCAGATTGTAGCTGTTACCGGAGCGACATTTCTTGATAACATTGGTTTAACCGGGCCGCTCGTATTCGTGGGCTTCATTATGGTTTCGGGTTTTGTGAACCTCATGCTGGGGTCGGCATCAGCGCAATGGGCGGTAACCGCACCCATTTTCGTACCCATGCTTATGCTCATCGGATACAGTCCGGAGGTCATTCAGGCAGCTTACCGCATCGGTGATTCGGTGACCAACCTGGTGACGCCAATGATGAGCTATTTCGGTCTGATCCTGGCCTTTGCCAACAAATATGACAAAAACCTGGGTATCGGCACGATTATCAGCACCATGCTGCCATACAGCCTGTTCTTTTTCATCAGCTGGGTCATTCTGTTTTACGTGTGGGTATTCGGATTCGGCATGCCTGTCGGCCCCGAAGCGGCAACCTACTACAGTCCCTGATTTCGGCTTATCCGGCATTGATTAAGGAACCGGATGCAGTTTTTCAAAATTCAATTTCAGTAATTCCAATTTTTGGTTATTTTTAGGAGAATGTAACAGAATGATCTGAACACCCTTTGCAATGGGAAAAATTGGCATACTACGTGAGTTTTGGGAGTTTCTCCGCATACGCAAGAAGCTCTGGCTGGCGCCCATTGTTTTCATTCTGCTTCTGTTAGGACTGTTAATAGTAGCAACCAGCAACACGGCACTGGCACCGTTTATTTATGCCTTGTTCTGAGTTTATGACACACCATCCAGATGCAACTCCTTTTTTAAAAATATCCGGCTCTGGTTTTTTCAGTGTCGGATTTTTTTTGGGTATTTCATCCGGGATGTGCGGCCGTTTTACTCCGGTATCACGGCATGAATCAGAACACCTGCCAGGCTCCATCGCAACCCACAACCAGGACTGATGCATCAAACGACCAGAAAAAAGAAAGCCATACTTGCACTGGCTGACGGGACGGTAGCACACGGACACGCCATCGGATTTCACGGCATCACCGGCGGCGAACTCTGCTTCAACACCAGCATGACCGGATACCAGGAGATCTTCACCGATCCGAGCTATCACGGCCAGCTGATGATGATGACCTATCCCCACATCGGCAACTACGGTGTCTCCTCCCGCGACGATGAGGCGCACAAGGTGATGATTTCCGGCCTTATTGTCCGCGACTTCTCGCACCATTACAGCAATACCATGGCCGATGGTGATCTTGATGAATACCTCAACCGCAACAAGATCGTCGGAATCACCGGAGTGGACACCCGCAAGCTGGTACGGCATATCAGGCGCAAAGGAGTGCTGAATGCCGTTATATCCAGTGAAAGCGAGGATGAAAAAGCGCTGGTAGAGCAGGCGGTGCAATGGCCGTCAATGGTCGGACTTGAGCTGGCGTCGCGGGTGTCACGGAAAGAGCCGCAGACATACAAGCCCGATCAGTTCCGGGACTACTTTCCGAGGATATCACAAAATACTGAAGATGGTCTGCTTGACCATCCCACCGATCCGGATGCCACAGGCTACCGGCAGAAAAATCCCAAAACGCTGTACAAAGTTGCTGCGATAGATTACGGCATCAAGCAGAATATCATCAACAGTCTTGTCCAGCGCGGGTGCATGCTGCGCGTTTTTCCTGCCAAAACAGATTTTAAAGAAATACGTGACTGGGGACCCGATGCCTTCTTTTTCTCAAACGGCCCAGGTGATCCCAATCCGATGGATTACGCCCTTGAAACCATCCGGGAAGCAAAAAAGACCGGCAAGCCGATGTTCGGTATCTGCCTGGGTCATCAGCTGATGGCCATGACCGAAGGCATGCGGGTGATCAAAATGCTGGTAGGCCATCGCGGCGCCAATCAGCCGGTCAAAAACCTGCATCGTGATCATGTTGAGATCACTACGCAAAATCACGGATTTGCCGTAGATCCGGAGTCGGTGACATCCGATGTCGCGGAGATCACGCACCAAAACCTCAACGACGGTACACTCGAAGGGCTGGATTTCAAGAATTTTGACGGATTCGGCGTTCAATATCATCCCGAGGCCTCACCCGGTCCGCACGACTCCTCCTACCTGTTCGACCACTTCGTCGACCGCATCCAAAAACACAAAGAAAAAAACGGGTCAGCATAACATGCCGAAACGAACTGATATCAACACCATTTTATTGATAGGATCAGGTCCGATCGTCATCGGTCAGGCTTGCGAATTTGATTATTCCGGTACACAGGCCTGCCGCTCCCTGAGAGAAGAAGGCTACCGTGTTGTGCTCATTAATTCGAATCCGGCTACCATCATGACCGATCCGTCCATGGCCGATGCCATTTATATGAAACCGATGACAACCGATTCCATCAGGGAGATTGTTGAAATCGAGAACCCGGATGCGGTGTTGCCGACAATGGGCGGACAAACGGCACTGAACCTGGCCAGAGACCTGCACCATGAAGGCTACTGGAAAGAGAAAGGCATTGAGATCATCGGTGTGGACATCGATGCGATCGACATCACCGAAGACCGGCAGCAGTTCCGGGACCTGATGGAGGATATCGGGATCGATCAGTGCCGCAGCCGAACGGCTAAGTCGCTGCTTGACGCCAAGGAGATTGTCCTTGAGCTGGGCGGATTGCCTGTGGTGATCCGGCCCTCGTTTACGCTTGGCGGGACCGGCGGCGGCATCGTCTGGACCGAGGAGGAGTTTGAAAAGAAGGTGCTTCGCGGGCTTGAACTCAGCCCGATCCACGAAATCCTGATCGAAGAATCCATTTACGGATGGAAGGAGTATGAGCTGGAGCTGCTGCGCGACAACAACAACAATGTGGTGATCATCTGCTCGATTGAGAATTTCGATCCGATGGGGGTGCATACCGGAGACTCCATCACCGTGGCACCAACGCAAACCCTTACCGACAAGCAGTATCAGCTGCTCAGGGATGCCGCCATCCGCATGATGCGCTCCATTGGCACATTTGCGGGAGGCTGCAATGTGCAGTTCGGGATGGAACCCGGAACCGACCGGCTGGTGGCGGTCGAAATCAACCCGAGAGTCAGCCGCTCATCGGCCCTGGCATCGAAAGCCACCGGTTATCCGATCGCCAAAATTGCATCCAAACTGGCTGTCGGCTACAACCTTGATGAGCTTCAGAACCAGATTACAAAGACAACATCCGCATGTTTTGAACCGTCGCTCGACTATGTCGTGGTGAAAGTGCCGCGGTTCAACTTCGAAAAATTCCCCGGTGTGGATGAAGAGCTGACCACGCAGATGAAGGCGGTGGGCGAGGTGATGTCCATTGGCCGGACTTTCCCCGAAGCGCTTAACAAGGCCTGGCAGTCCCTTGAAGTCGGCCGCGGAGGCCTGGGAGCGGACGGATACGAGGAAATCAACCGTGAAAATGTCCGCAAACGGCTGCTGAAAGCCTATTGGGACCGCAGCCTGCAGGTCCGCAATGCCTTCAAACTGGGCACGAGCATCGAGGAAATTCACGATGTGACGAAAATCGACCACTGGTTTCTTGAAAAAATACAGTACCTCGTGCATCTGGAAAACCGCACCGAAGGGCAGACCATTTACAACATTGATGAAAAAGATCTCCGAGAGCTCAAGCAGGCCGGATTTTCCGACCGGCAGATTGCATGGTTGCTCAGCCAGAGTGATGTTGAAAATATTACGGAGAATCAGGTACGGCAAAAGCGCGATGAGCTTGGCATCCGTGCCGTATTCAAGATGGTAGATACCTGCGCCGGTGAATTCCCCGCATCAACCCCCTACTATTACTCCTGTTACGATGAGGAGAACGAGAGTGAGGTCAGCGACCGGAAAAAAGTACTGATTCTGGGCAGCGGTCCCAACCGGATCGGGCAAGGCATTGAGTTTGACTACACCTGTGTGCATGCGGTTTTTGCCGCGAACGACATGGGCTACGAAACCATCATGGTCAACTGCAATCCGGAAACGGTCTCAACGGATTTCGATGTAGCTGACAAACTCTATTTTGAGCCGGTTTTCTGGGAACATGTGTACAACATTATTCAGCACGAGAAACCTGAGGGTGTCATTCTGCAGGTGGGCGGGCAGACAGCACTCAAGCTGGCAAAGCGGCTGACCGAGCACAACATCCGCATTTTCGGCACACCATTTGAAATGATGGATCTGGCTGAAGACCGCGGCAAGTTTTCCGAGACCCTGCTGCGGCTGGGCATTCCGTTTCCTTCCTACGGCACTGCCTTTACAGCAAAAGAAGCGGTGGAAATAGCCAGCCGGATATCCTATCCGGTCCTGCTTCGTCCGAGTTATGTCCTTGGCGGACAAGGAATGTGCATTGCCGTAAAAGAAAGCGAGCTGGATGAGCACGTCCGGACTTTGCTAAAGACCCATCCGGAAAACGAATTCCTTATTGACCACTTTCTCGAGGATGCCATCGAGGTGGATTTTGACTCCGTTTATGACGGTGAGCAGCTGCATATTTGCGGTATCATGCAGCATCTTGAGCCGGCCGGGGTGCACTCCGGCGACTCAACGGCTGTGCTGCCCCCCTATTCGCTGAGCGACCGCGTCATCGAGACCATGAAAGAGTACCAGGTCAAGATCGCAAAAGCGCTCAATGTGCGGGGTTTCATCAACGTGCAGTATGCGGTCAAAGGCTCGGAGGTATACGTCATCGAAGCCAATCCACGGGCCACCAGGACCATCCCCTTTGTGGCCAAGGCCACTGGCCGCCCCGAGGCGGACATCGGTGTCAAGGTCATGCTGGGCGCCAAATTGAGTGAGTTCGACCTTGAATCAAAACTTGAGCATTTCGCAATCAAGGAACCGATATTTCCGTTCGACAAATTTCCGGAGGTAAAAAAAGAGCTGGGTCCGGAAATGAAATCGACCGGCGAAACCATTTACTTTCTGAAAGACTTCAAAGACGAGCATTTCCGCAAGCCGTTTGAGTTCAAGAATATGTATCTTAGCCGGTAGAATGCTCACTTAATTACATCGGCAATGCAGCAAAACAACCTGGTCATCGCCTTCGGCGGTGTTTCACCGGAGCACGAGGTATCCGTTCTCACGGCCATCCAGGCCGCCTCGGCCCTGAAAGACACAAAATGGAACCCCATTGCACTTTATATCACAAAAAGCGGACAGTGGCTGACCGGATCCCATCTGCTCGACCTTGAATCCTATAAAGACCTGAAACAGTCACAGGAGAAAGGAATTCCCTGCCACTTCACCATATCCGACACGGGTAAAACCGAGCTGATCGCGCGCCCGGGCGGCCTTTTTTCGCGCGACAGCCGCATTCCGGCGGATGTCCTTTTGTGCGCTTTTCACGGTTCCGATGGTGAAAACGGGGCATTCCAGGGGCTCTGTGAGACCATGAACATCCCTTACACCGGCTCCGGAGTAACAGCCTCCGCCATCGGAATGGACAAACGGCTTGCCAAAGAGCTCTGCCGGCAGCACGGTATCCCGGTAGTCGACGACATCCGCATTACAGAAGAGAACTGGGTTGAAAACAAGCAAGACCTCATCGAAAAGTGTGAATCAGTGGGTTATCCCCTCTACGTCAAACCCGTCGCGCTCGGAAGCAGTATTGGTGTTCACCGGGCGGAAAACCGCAGTGAGCTTGATGATGCAGTGGAGGAGTCATTCCGGTATGATTCCGGCCTGCTCGTTGAGAAGGCTGTCCACCCCCTGACAGAAATCAACTGCTCGGTACTGGGCGATGAAGACCATTTCAGGACAAGTGTCTGTGAGCAGCCGCTGGGTAAAGAGGAGCTGCTCTCGTTTGAAGATAAATACATGAGCGGAGAAGGTGAGGCAAAAGGAATGGCCTCAGCCAGCCGGAAGATCCCGGCCCCGGTTTCATCCGAAAAAACCGAAGAGATCCGCAACCTTGCAGGAAACATTTTCAGCATTCTGGGATGCGCCGGTGTGGCACGTCTTGATTTTCTTATGAATTCGGATACCGGCGAGATATTTTTTAATGAAATTAATACGATTCCCGGATCGTTTTCTTTTTACCTGTGGGAAGCAACGGAAATCGGATTCGATACGTTGCTGGAAGAGCTGATTTCTGTCGCACAGAAACGTCACAAGAAAAAAAACAGCCGCATACGGTCTCATGAAGTGAATTTGTTGAGTCAAAAGGCAATGAGAGGACTCAAGGGGATCAAGGGCGGCAAATAACTCACTTGCGCTTACGCTTACACTGTCTATGTCTTTTTCTCCTGATACCCTTTCCCGATTATCCTCCGGATTCCCTTTCCGTCCGGTGACAGGCTTTGTTTTCCTGATCCTCATTCCCGCACTGTGGCTTTCCTCATGCGGTCCCACCACCGAAACCATCGTTGTCGACAGGCAGGCACGCGCCGTGGAAGATGATGAAGAGGAAGAAGTAGTTGAAGAAGATGAACTCCGGGTACTGAAAATCGGTGAATCCAACCGAATCCGGAGCATGGATCCTCTTTTTGCAGTCAACACCGCCACCAAGCGGATGATCCAGCTGAGTTACGAGGGCCTGGTGAAACTTGACGAGGAAGAAAACGCGGTTCCAGCGGCAGCTTCGCGGTGGGAAGTTTCTGATGATTCCCTCACGTACACATTTTTCCTGCGTGACGATCTGTTTTTCCATGATGATGAAAGCTTCAGCCAGGGACGGGGACGAAAAGTAAACAGCAGGGATGTCAAGCGGGTGTTTGAACGCATGGCATCACGGGACGTTCCTCCCAACGCGGCCGAGCTGTTCATGGACAATATCCGCGGGTTCGAGTCCTATTTTCTGGAGCAGCGCGACGTCTATTTCGATGAGGACCGGCAGATTGATTCCATTTCCGGTATTGAAGCAAAAAATGATTCGACGATCGTCTTTCATCTTTCAGAGCAGGATCCGGCCTTTCTTTCATACCTCGCCACGCCCTACGCCGTAATATATCCCCGGGAACCATTCCGTTTTCGTGACGACGGCCTGCATTCCCACGCGGTCGGGACCGGGCCCTTCCGTTACAGCACCACCGTTGGCGACAGCATCCATATTTTCAACAGAAACGAATCCTTCAACAGAAAGGATGACGAGGGACGCACGCTGCCGCGGGCCCACCGTGTCGAGCTTATGAGCGGTATCAGAGAAGCACACCTCTACAGCCATTTCAACCGCGGGGTTATCAATATCCTTCCCGATCCCGGACCCGGAAATATCCAAAGAATGATCACCAGTGAGAATGAACTGAAAGATCCGTACCGTGACAAGTACAAGCTTCAGGCACAGGCCAACCCGGAGCCGCTGGTCATCCGGTACAATCAGAACAATCGTTTCAATATCGGCCGGCCGGAAGCTGCCGCTGTACTGAGGCACGTGACCGGGGATACACTTTATAAAGAGCTCGGGGTTCCCTCACTGGAGATTACCTATCAGGATGATGAGTACTCCCAGTCCAATATCGCAAGAGTCTTCAACAGATTCGGAGAAGATGCGCCAGACCGGCTTGTTTTTGCATATCAACAGGATATACTGCCCAGAACACTGAGCGAAACCATTTATGACCTGATGGACGACAATCTCAGGGTGGACTTGATCCAGCGAAGGGTATTCAGCAGGGATATTTTTCTTTATCTTGACTACATCCCGGTATACACATCCGGACAGCAGCCGGAACGTCAGCCCCAGGAGGTCATGAGGCTGGAATCAGACCGCTATCTGCTGAAAGACAAAACCGTTGACAATGTCAAACTCAATACACTCAGCTGGTGGATGGATCTGA
Above is a window of Natronogracilivirga saccharolytica DNA encoding:
- a CDS encoding DUF58 domain-containing protein, which gives rise to MLLSPELLNRLTPLEIKARQIVEGFISGLHKSPFFGFSVEFAEHRPYHPGDDLKHLDWKVYGKRERYFVKQYEEETNLRCYMLMDVSSSMQFRYFADWSKLRYGVHLGAAMAYMLHRQRDGCGLAAFDREIGEIIPAKSSYGHLLHLYKNLEQILDTYDGDVPQKRQTASAEAIHQLAERINRRSLVIILTDLFENVQKQDELISALKHLRHKKHEVILFHLLEKRSERELDFPDDRYVFSDLETGGEMDVVPRQIRKDYQKKMKEYTKNFRITCSDANISYEEVDTQDPFDYALLAFLNKRRRLM
- a CDS encoding AbgT family transporter translates to MSKKIGAPPKKNDWFTRFLDVVEWLGNLLPHPVTLFALFATGVILISGLAEFLNWSVPDPRPEGAEGRSPDGKIQAISLLNGDGLRMILENLVTNFTGFAPLGVVLVALLGVGVAEHSGLISAVIRGIVLKAASVKPMTLKTTENLTLPEKVSYYLMRPFALILDPKILVTVAVVFTGIVSNTASELGYVVLVPLGAVVFLSLGRHPLAGLAAAFAGVSGGYSANLLLGTIDPLLAGLTQEAAQLVDPGYMVHAAVNYYFMFLSVFLITFVGTWVTIKIVEPKLGPYDPDIALEDVSDEQSMEPLSSTEKRGLLWAFITFAGLLGILALGVVPENAVLRNPETGEILNSPFLNGIVAIIFVVFMVPGFVFGWVTGSMKSDRDIIDGMAKSMSTLGLYIVIVFFASQFVAFFGWTNLGQIVAVTGATFLDNIGLTGPLVFVGFIMVSGFVNLMLGSASAQWAVTAPIFVPMLMLIGYSPEVIQAAYRIGDSVTNLVTPMMSYFGLILAFANKYDKNLGIGTIISTMLPYSLFFFISWVILFYVWVFGFGMPVGPEAATYYSP
- the carB gene encoding carbamoyl-phosphate synthase large subunit, producing MPKRTDINTILLIGSGPIVIGQACEFDYSGTQACRSLREEGYRVVLINSNPATIMTDPSMADAIYMKPMTTDSIREIVEIENPDAVLPTMGGQTALNLARDLHHEGYWKEKGIEIIGVDIDAIDITEDRQQFRDLMEDIGIDQCRSRTAKSLLDAKEIVLELGGLPVVIRPSFTLGGTGGGIVWTEEEFEKKVLRGLELSPIHEILIEESIYGWKEYELELLRDNNNNVVIICSIENFDPMGVHTGDSITVAPTQTLTDKQYQLLRDAAIRMMRSIGTFAGGCNVQFGMEPGTDRLVAVEINPRVSRSSALASKATGYPIAKIASKLAVGYNLDELQNQITKTTSACFEPSLDYVVVKVPRFNFEKFPGVDEELTTQMKAVGEVMSIGRTFPEALNKAWQSLEVGRGGLGADGYEEINRENVRKRLLKAYWDRSLQVRNAFKLGTSIEEIHDVTKIDHWFLEKIQYLVHLENRTEGQTIYNIDEKDLRELKQAGFSDRQIAWLLSQSDVENITENQVRQKRDELGIRAVFKMVDTCAGEFPASTPYYYSCYDEENESEVSDRKKVLILGSGPNRIGQGIEFDYTCVHAVFAANDMGYETIMVNCNPETVSTDFDVADKLYFEPVFWEHVYNIIQHEKPEGVILQVGGQTALKLAKRLTEHNIRIFGTPFEMMDLAEDRGKFSETLLRLGIPFPSYGTAFTAKEAVEIASRISYPVLLRPSYVLGGQGMCIAVKESELDEHVRTLLKTHPENEFLIDHFLEDAIEVDFDSVYDGEQLHICGIMQHLEPAGVHSGDSTAVLPPYSLSDRVIETMKEYQVKIAKALNVRGFINVQYAVKGSEVYVIEANPRATRTIPFVAKATGRPEADIGVKVMLGAKLSEFDLESKLEHFAIKEPIFPFDKFPEVKKELGPEMKSTGETIYFLKDFKDEHFRKPFEFKNMYLSR
- a CDS encoding ABC transporter substrate-binding protein — translated: MSFSPDTLSRLSSGFPFRPVTGFVFLILIPALWLSSCGPTTETIVVDRQARAVEDDEEEEVVEEDELRVLKIGESNRIRSMDPLFAVNTATKRMIQLSYEGLVKLDEEENAVPAAASRWEVSDDSLTYTFFLRDDLFFHDDESFSQGRGRKVNSRDVKRVFERMASRDVPPNAAELFMDNIRGFESYFLEQRDVYFDEDRQIDSISGIEAKNDSTIVFHLSEQDPAFLSYLATPYAVIYPREPFRFRDDGLHSHAVGTGPFRYSTTVGDSIHIFNRNESFNRKDDEGRTLPRAHRVELMSGIREAHLYSHFNRGVINILPDPGPGNIQRMITSENELKDPYRDKYKLQAQANPEPLVIRYNQNNRFNIGRPEAAAVLRHVTGDTLYKELGVPSLEITYQDDEYSQSNIARVFNRFGEDAPDRLVFAYQQDILPRTLSETIYDLMDDNLRVDLIQRRVFSRDIFLYLDYIPVYTSGQQPERQPQEVMRLESDRYLLKDKTVDNVKLNTLSWWMDLTQVRKTAEPAERAETAGR
- a CDS encoding DUF5989 family protein; translated protein: MGKIGILREFWEFLRIRKKLWLAPIVFILLLLGLLIVATSNTALAPFIYALF
- a CDS encoding D-alanine--D-alanine ligase family protein, translated to MQQNNLVIAFGGVSPEHEVSVLTAIQAASALKDTKWNPIALYITKSGQWLTGSHLLDLESYKDLKQSQEKGIPCHFTISDTGKTELIARPGGLFSRDSRIPADVLLCAFHGSDGENGAFQGLCETMNIPYTGSGVTASAIGMDKRLAKELCRQHGIPVVDDIRITEENWVENKQDLIEKCESVGYPLYVKPVALGSSIGVHRAENRSELDDAVEESFRYDSGLLVEKAVHPLTEINCSVLGDEDHFRTSVCEQPLGKEELLSFEDKYMSGEGEAKGMASASRKIPAPVSSEKTEEIRNLAGNIFSILGCAGVARLDFLMNSDTGEIFFNEINTIPGSFSFYLWEATEIGFDTLLEELISVAQKRHKKKNSRIRSHEVNLLSQKAMRGLKGIKGGK
- the carA gene encoding glutamine-hydrolyzing carbamoyl-phosphate synthase small subunit, with product MHQTTRKKKAILALADGTVAHGHAIGFHGITGGELCFNTSMTGYQEIFTDPSYHGQLMMMTYPHIGNYGVSSRDDEAHKVMISGLIVRDFSHHYSNTMADGDLDEYLNRNKIVGITGVDTRKLVRHIRRKGVLNAVISSESEDEKALVEQAVQWPSMVGLELASRVSRKEPQTYKPDQFRDYFPRISQNTEDGLLDHPTDPDATGYRQKNPKTLYKVAAIDYGIKQNIINSLVQRGCMLRVFPAKTDFKEIRDWGPDAFFFSNGPGDPNPMDYALETIREAKKTGKPMFGICLGHQLMAMTEGMRVIKMLVGHRGANQPVKNLHRDHVEITTQNHGFAVDPESVTSDVAEITHQNLNDGTLEGLDFKNFDGFGVQYHPEASPGPHDSSYLFDHFVDRIQKHKEKNGSA
- a CDS encoding dimethylarginine dimethylaminohydrolase family protein codes for the protein MSSIITKPDELRDALKNADNMPLPDQVLMVTPDHFSVDYIINPHMEGNVGTVNPEAARWQWEVVRDKFRHLGLKMHEITGQPGLPDMVFSANQSLPYVDSKGHRHALMSIMHSDQRKDEVPFFEQWYRQNGYEIHYLNPQEINDFEGMGDAIWHFKKRLLWGGFGYRSSRKAYEHISRTLDVPVVILELIHPSFYHLDTCFCILNSDSVLIYPPAFTKDGLELIHTAFSNVIEAPEKEAEELFACNASCPDGRKVIIQKGCNEVNKALKKLGFAFLEVDTSEFLKSGGSVFCMKMLLW